ACCAATAAATTTAATTCGTTCCTAAAAGCGGGATTGCCGTTTAATGAGGCGCTGTACGAAACGGGAAGGGCACGTTTTAGGGCCATATTCCTTACCTCCATAACCACCATTGCGGGTCTCGCACCATTGATGTTGGAACGCAGTTTACAGGCCCAGTTTTTAATTCCAATGGCCATATCCATAGCCTATGGGATAGCAGTTGCCACGGTTCTTACACTATTTCTCTTGCCCATTTTCCTTTCCACTGTCAACGGATTAAAAGTGTCCCTTAAACAATTGACCACAGGAAAAAAACCCACAAGGGAAGAAGTGGAACGTGCCATTAAAGAACTAAAAGTTGAAAATGTTGAAGTTTAGTTTGTTGATCGGTTGTTTCCTGTTGATGGCCACGGCCATGGCCCAAAAGGTATTGACCATGGAGGAGGCCATTGCCATAGCGGTTAAGAACAACCATGATCTTCAGGTGGCAAGGAATAATACCAAAATTGCGGAAGTGGATGCCAGCTTGTTAAACAGTGGCTATCTGCCCAGCCTAAGTGCAAGTGGAGGGATAAGTTATTCCAATGAGAATCAAAATGTCACTTTCTCGGATGGAAATTCTGCGGCAATAGATGGTGCCGTTACCGAATCCTACAACGCTTCCATAACCGCGGAATACCTCATTTTTGATGGTTTGGTCAGGAAATTTACCCAAGATAGCAACCGGGCGAACTTTGATTTAAAGCAGCTACAGGAACGTCAACAAGTGGAAAACACCATTACCTCCATTTATGATGGTTTTTTTAACGTGGCCTTTCAGCAACAAGTGGTGGATAATCTCAAGGTGAACATGGAAAATTCGCGGGATCGTTTTATCCGCGCCAAAAACAACCTAAAGTACGGTCAGGGCACCTATCTGGACGAGCTAAATGCCCAGGTGGATTTAAACACCGATAGCATTAATTACAGGGAAGCCATAAAAGATTTAAAAAACCTAAAACGCAATTTAAATCTAGTTTTGGGCAGGGAAGTCAACACGGATTACATCGCGGATACGACGGTCGTTTTTGCATCGGAGTTACTGGAGGCCGAGGTATTGGAACAGGCCAATGAACATAATGTTCAAATGGTTCTGGCCCAACAGAATATTCTTCTCAGTGAAATAGATATTAAAATAAACAAAGCACAGTTCCTGCCCAAGATCAGTGGTAGTGGCTCCTATAGATGGAACGAAAACCAGAATCCGCCCACGTCCTTTGCATTGAGCAATGAAGCATACGGGGTAAACCTGGGTTTAAACGTTTCATGGAACATCTTTAATGATAGCAATGTTGCGCGGGTAAAAAAGGCGAAAATCACCAAAAAGAATAGGGAGATCGAGCTGGCCCGGCTGCAATATCAGATACAGACCGATGTGCTCAACGCTTTTGAAACGTACACCTTGGCGCGATACAAAATGGAAGCCGAACATAAAAATTTGGAAACCAATAGGCTAAACTTTATGCGGAGTCAGAAACAATATAATCTCCGACAGATTACCGCCGTAGAATTTCGACAGGCCCAAATCAATTTCTTCAATGCTTCAAACAATGCTTCCAAATCGAAATTTGATTTAAAGATTGCCGAAATCAACCTATTGCAATTAATGGGCAAGTTGATTTGAAAGGGAATCCTGGAGGGAACAAAAACGGTAAGACAGGAAGAAAGGAATGGATTTTGAACCAACAACTGACTTGTATCATAACCCGATTTTGACCTGTATTTTAATTTTGACTTTTCAACAAAGTCATTATGGAGCTCCTGATCGTTGCGGTGATCTTCCTTTTAATACTATCCCTTTTTGCCGGGCACTACCGTTTTTACCATATAACAGAAAAGGATAGGGACACACTTTTTAATCTATCAGGCAATACGGAGCTACCCGTGACCAAGGAAGAACTAAATGTACTGCCAAAAATTGTTAGGGCGTATTTGGTCAAAGCAAAGGTCGTGGGAAAGTGCAGGGATTGCCATCTTATCATAAAGCAAAGGGGGAGAATACGACAAAAAGAAGGGGGTAACTGGCTGGATTTTACTGCAAAACAGGTCATGACCTCCGTACCCCCGGGTTTTGTATGGGCGGCTAGAAGCTTCCCCATTTTTGTTAAGGACAAATGCATTAATGGCAAGGGAGAGGTCAGGGTAAGCTTTTTGGGACTAAGGGCCATGGGAGTACAACTATCCAGGGAAATCAATGAAAGTGCCCTGAACAGGTGTCTTGCCGAGCTTCCACTCTACCCAGTAGGTTTTTTGAGTCCGGCAATTCGTTGGGAGGAATTGGATGGGAAATCGGTAAGGGCCAAAATTAGCGTCGGGAGCACCCAAACGGAAGGAATATTCTTTTTTAATGACCATAGACTTATAGAGCGTTTTGAATCCATCCGGTACAAAGGGGACCTATTGGAACGGTTCACGGGCAAACTGGAAAATTACGAAACCCTGGAGGGTCTTTATGTGCCAACGAAAATGACTGCCATTTGGAATTTGGTCGAAGGTGATTTTGAATATTTCAACAGCGAAATTATAGACTATAGAATTGATTGAGTGGATTTCATAGACTATTACAAGGTGTTGGGGGTACCCAAAAACGCCAGTGCGGATGCCATTAAAAAAAGCTATCGAAAACTGGCCCGGAAATATCACCCCGATTTGAATCCCAAGAATACCGAAGCAGAAAAGAAGTTTAAACAAATAAACGAGGACTACGAAGTACTGTCCGATCCAAAGAAAACAAAGAAGCTGTTGTAGCCCTTGAAGCATTGCCAATATTGGAAAAAATGGTCCGGTTACATAAGGAATTGGATATCAACCCGGAAGGGCTGCATGCTATTCATCAACTGCTAAAGCAGATCCACACATTGGAACAAGAAGTGGAATTGCTCCAAAGGAAGCTGCGTAATTTGTATTTTTATCGGTAGTGGAAAGGTCAATTTATCCTGAGGTGTTGGTTTTTTCGTCCACTGTTCTTTTTGAATCCATTGTTTTGGTGTACTTCACCCCCATTTTTCGCAACTCCATTAGGGCACCGTCCATATCGCGATACGAGGCATATTCAAAACTTAAGGTTTTATTGTCCATATCGATTGTGGTCTTTTCCACATAGCCAATCCTATTAAGACGTTTGACAATTTTCCCCGCCCGATGG
The sequence above is a segment of the Muricauda sp. SCSIO 64092 genome. Coding sequences within it:
- a CDS encoding chaperone modulator CbpM, with product MVRLHKELDINPEGLHAIHQLLKQIHTLEQEVELLQRKLRNLYFYR
- a CDS encoding DUF6544 family protein, with amino-acid sequence MELLIVAVIFLLILSLFAGHYRFYHITEKDRDTLFNLSGNTELPVTKEELNVLPKIVRAYLVKAKVVGKCRDCHLIIKQRGRIRQKEGGNWLDFTAKQVMTSVPPGFVWAARSFPIFVKDKCINGKGEVRVSFLGLRAMGVQLSREINESALNRCLAELPLYPVGFLSPAIRWEELDGKSVRAKISVGSTQTEGIFFFNDHRLIERFESIRYKGDLLERFTGKLENYETLEGLYVPTKMTAIWNLVEGDFEYFNSEIIDYRID
- a CDS encoding TolC family protein, with the protein product MLKFSLLIGCFLLMATAMAQKVLTMEEAIAIAVKNNHDLQVARNNTKIAEVDASLLNSGYLPSLSASGGISYSNENQNVTFSDGNSAAIDGAVTESYNASITAEYLIFDGLVRKFTQDSNRANFDLKQLQERQQVENTITSIYDGFFNVAFQQQVVDNLKVNMENSRDRFIRAKNNLKYGQGTYLDELNAQVDLNTDSINYREAIKDLKNLKRNLNLVLGREVNTDYIADTTVVFASELLEAEVLEQANEHNVQMVLAQQNILLSEIDIKINKAQFLPKISGSGSYRWNENQNPPTSFALSNEAYGVNLGLNVSWNIFNDSNVARVKKAKITKKNREIELARLQYQIQTDVLNAFETYTLARYKMEAEHKNLETNRLNFMRSQKQYNLRQITAVEFRQAQINFFNASNNASKSKFDLKIAEINLLQLMGKLI